In Tubulanus polymorphus chromosome 2, tnTubPoly1.2, whole genome shotgun sequence, a single window of DNA contains:
- the LOC141900369 gene encoding cysteine-rich venom protein-like isoform X2 produces MMRKLELLQLVTLIFGCFPSLVVGECENRYRALHKKHSMCPESRDISLKKEVMTDAIKREILDVHNGYRGKVNPPPKYMFKMIWDEEAAKVAMGWASQCGAGGAHDESMARMVPGRSGYGQNMASFSSGSGSWTKAIKMWYDEVEFFDYEQGGDISKTGHYTQVVWADSYRIGCGMATCESGDLYICNYGEAGNFRDKYGKKERPYFKSSTRGSDCGSNYDASSGLCDCGTSVCFNGGRLSPNTCKCDCSNSYTKKTIPWVVGPNCELDCSKGAKDDESQMRCQSYACQTSAIFQRCPVFCNLCSTSNGNYKNGVGKDPTSYISEAERIAAAQPGKGSGNGGNSGNSGDDKSNSNNGNSGSGSNSGNGGNSGSGSNSGNGGNSGSGGDGGRFGGRWPSSGDGGGWKGSRRRNRYGGNRANQRRW; encoded by the exons ATGATGCGGAAACTGGAACTCCTGCAGCTTGTTACTCTCATATTCG GGTGTTTTCCAAGCCTCGTTGTT GGTGAATGCGAAAATCGCTACAGGGCTCTGCATAAAAAGCACAGCATGTGTCCAGAATCAAGAGATATATCTCTGAAAAAAGAAG TGATGACGGACGCGATAAAGAGAGAGATTTTGGACGTCCATAACGGATACCGCGGCAAAGTCAATCCACCGCCTAAGTATATGTTTAAAATG ATCTGGGACGAAGAGGCCGCGAAAGTAGCAATGGGTTGGGCTTCCCAATGCGGAGCCGGCGGAGCACACGACGAATCTATGGCTCGTATGGTGCCAG GTCGTTCGGGTTACGGTCAAAATATGGCGAGTTTCAGCAGTGGATCGGGTAGTTGGACAAAGGCGATAAAGATGTGGTACGATGAAGTTGAATTTTTCGATTACGAACAAGGAGGTGACATATCGAAAACTGGCCATTATACACAG GTTGTTTGGGCGGATTCATATAGAATTGGATGTGGGATGGCGACGTGCGAATCTGGCGATCTTTACATCTGTAACTACGGCGAAGC TGGTAATTTCCGAGATAAATATGGCAAAAAGGAACGACcgtatttcaaatcttcaacCCGCGGGTCTGACTGTGGAAGTAACTACGACGCAAGTAGCGGACTTTGTG ATTGCGGTACATCGGTGTGTTTTAACGGTGGACGTCTGAGTCCGAATACTTGCAAATGTGATTGTTCTAATTCGTACACGAAGAAAACTATACCCTGGGTTGTCGGGCCTAACTGTGAAC TTGATTGTTCGAAGGGCGCTAAGGACGATGAAAGTCAGATGCGTTGTCAGTCTTACGCTTGTCAAACCAGCGCCATATTCCAAAGATGTCCCGTTTTCTGTAATTTATGCTCTACTT CCAATggtaattacaaaaatggcgtAGGCAAAGACCCAACATCGTACATCAGTGAGGCTGAAAGAATCGCTG CCGCCCAACCGGGAAAAGGCAGTGGAAACGGAGGGAATTCTGGAAATTCGGGCGATGACAAATCTAATAGTAACAACGGAAATTCTGGAAGTGGTAGTAATTCAGGAAATGGTGGAAATTCTGGAAGTGGTAGTAATTCAGGAAATGGTGGAAATTCTGGAAGTGGTGGAGACGGCGGAAGATTTGGTGGGAGATGGCCGAGTAGTGGCGATGGTGGTGGATGGAAAG GTTCGCGACGCCGCAACAGATATGGTGGTAATCGAG CAAATCAACGACGATGGTAA
- the LOC141900369 gene encoding cysteine-rich venom protein-like isoform X1: MMRKLELLQLVTLIFGCFPSLVVGECENRYRALHKKHSMCPESRDISLKKEVMTDAIKREILDVHNGYRGKVNPPPKYMFKMIWDEEAAKVAMGWASQCGAGGAHDESMARMVPGRSGYGQNMASFSSGSGSWTKAIKMWYDEVEFFDYEQGGDISKTGHYTQVVWADSYRIGCGMATCESGDLYICNYGEAGNFRDKYGKKERPYFKSSTRGSDCGSNYDASSGLCDCGTSVCFNGGRLSPNTCKCDCSNSYTKKTIPWVVGPNCELDCSKGAKDDESQMRCQSYACQTSAIFQRCPVFCNLCSTSNGNYKNGVGKDPTSYISEAERIAAAQPGKGSGNGGNSGNSGDDKSNSNNGNSGSGSNSGNGGNSGSGSNSGNGGNSGSGGDGGRFGGRWPSSGDGGGWKGKNCKRQNNHIMMFHLKSSKVDNIWQQCSV, from the exons ATGATGCGGAAACTGGAACTCCTGCAGCTTGTTACTCTCATATTCG GGTGTTTTCCAAGCCTCGTTGTT GGTGAATGCGAAAATCGCTACAGGGCTCTGCATAAAAAGCACAGCATGTGTCCAGAATCAAGAGATATATCTCTGAAAAAAGAAG TGATGACGGACGCGATAAAGAGAGAGATTTTGGACGTCCATAACGGATACCGCGGCAAAGTCAATCCACCGCCTAAGTATATGTTTAAAATG ATCTGGGACGAAGAGGCCGCGAAAGTAGCAATGGGTTGGGCTTCCCAATGCGGAGCCGGCGGAGCACACGACGAATCTATGGCTCGTATGGTGCCAG GTCGTTCGGGTTACGGTCAAAATATGGCGAGTTTCAGCAGTGGATCGGGTAGTTGGACAAAGGCGATAAAGATGTGGTACGATGAAGTTGAATTTTTCGATTACGAACAAGGAGGTGACATATCGAAAACTGGCCATTATACACAG GTTGTTTGGGCGGATTCATATAGAATTGGATGTGGGATGGCGACGTGCGAATCTGGCGATCTTTACATCTGTAACTACGGCGAAGC TGGTAATTTCCGAGATAAATATGGCAAAAAGGAACGACcgtatttcaaatcttcaacCCGCGGGTCTGACTGTGGAAGTAACTACGACGCAAGTAGCGGACTTTGTG ATTGCGGTACATCGGTGTGTTTTAACGGTGGACGTCTGAGTCCGAATACTTGCAAATGTGATTGTTCTAATTCGTACACGAAGAAAACTATACCCTGGGTTGTCGGGCCTAACTGTGAAC TTGATTGTTCGAAGGGCGCTAAGGACGATGAAAGTCAGATGCGTTGTCAGTCTTACGCTTGTCAAACCAGCGCCATATTCCAAAGATGTCCCGTTTTCTGTAATTTATGCTCTACTT CCAATggtaattacaaaaatggcgtAGGCAAAGACCCAACATCGTACATCAGTGAGGCTGAAAGAATCGCTG CCGCCCAACCGGGAAAAGGCAGTGGAAACGGAGGGAATTCTGGAAATTCGGGCGATGACAAATCTAATAGTAACAACGGAAATTCTGGAAGTGGTAGTAATTCAGGAAATGGTGGAAATTCTGGAAGTGGTAGTAATTCAGGAAATGGTGGAAATTCTGGAAGTGGTGGAGACGGCGGAAGATTTGGTGGGAGATGGCCGAGTAGTGGCGATGGTGGTGGATGGAAAGGTAAAAACTGTAAAcgtcaaaataatcatatcaTGATGTTTCATCTTAAGTCTagtaaagttgataatatttggCAACAATGTTCGGTATGA
- the LOC141898725 gene encoding isatin hydrolase-like: MKAFFILLHVIQIAYLSSARPITSDDVIDLTHVLDERAIGWPGNKPYILTEFKGPKTVNGVNLTWVEVGFLSTAEHIGTHMDAPSHFSKGNWKINDIPPERLIGPAVKVSIRDQASKDRDYVLSIQDILNWESVNGRIPNKAILFVDSGFAKFYPDRIKYSGAEQVVDKDLNLILHYPGISGEAAQFLVDERDIVGVVMDTISFDSGQNSKLFPAHHVLLGAKIWGVENCADMEKMPATGTIATVYPTKKRGSGSATRILVMKTDISISGSFKMFASTTFTVTALSVVLAIIEYSRLI; encoded by the exons ATGAAG gcattttttatattattacacGTTATCCAAATAGCGTACTTATCGTCTGCGCGACCGATTACGTCCGATGATGTTATTGATCTGACGCATGTTTTGGACGAACGTGCTATCGGATGGCCCGGAAATAAACCGTATATCCTGACAGAATTTAAGGGTCCAAAAACCGTAAACGGCGTTAATCTTACGTG GGTTGAAGTCGGTTTTCTGTCCACGGCCGAGCACATCGGAACCCATATGGACGCGCCGAGCCATTTCAGCAAAGGGAACTGGAAAATCAATGATATTCCACCAGAACGTCTTATCGGGCCGGCGGTGAAGGTCTCAATACGCGATCAAGCTAGCAAAGATAGGGATTACGTTTTGTCaattcaggatattctaaattgGGAATCTGTAAACGGACGTATACCGAACAAAGCTATCCTGTTCGTTGACAGTGGTTTCGCTAAGTTCTACCCGGATCGAATCAAATATTCTGGGGCTGAACAAGTAGTCGATAAGGACCTCAACCTGATACTACATTATCCCGGTATTTCGGGCGAAGCCGCCCAATTTTTGGTTGACGAACGAGATATCGTAGGCGTGGTCATGGACACGATAAGCTTCGACTCGGGTCAGAATTCAAAGCTATTTCCGGCCCATCACGTTTTGCTCGGTGCGAAGATCTGGGGTGTCGAAAACTGCGCTGATATGGAAAAAATGCCGGCGACGGGTACGATCGCTACAGTGTACCCAACTAAAAAGCGCGGAAGCGGCTCTGCGACAAGAATTCTTGTTATGAAAACGGATATCTCTATTTCTGGAAGCTTCAAAATGTTTGCATCTACTACATTTACAGTGACCGCCTTAAGCGTTGTACTCGCAATTATCGAATATAGccgattgatttga